The Oceanicaulis sp. nucleotide sequence CAGCACGCGATTGACCGGCTCGGCGTCGGACTGCGCGCCGACAAGGCCGACCGCCTCTTCCACCGGCATGCCCGCCCCGATCAGCGTGGCGAGCTGGCGGGTCACACCGGCGAGTTCGCGCGGCTTCATCGCGCGCGGTCCGGTCAGGCGCTTGAGCAGGTCCGCCCCGCCGCCCTCTCCGGCCTTGCTGACCGACAGCGGCGCCAGCCGGCGCCGTCTCAGCTCGCGCCGGGCGGCCGCTTCGCTGTCAGCGGACAGAAGGCCCCTGGTCTTGCGGCCCGACGCGTCGAGCGCTTCGTACTCAAACGCCGCCATCGCGCTCGCCGTCCTCGCGGGAGACCCGCATGACTTCTGCAAGGCTCGTCTCGCCCGCGCGCACAAGCGCGACGCCGGAAAGCCAGAGCGTGTCGCGCTCACGGAAGGCGTGATAGCTCATGTCGCTTTCGCGCGCGTCGTCATGGATCATCGAACGGATGCGGTCGTCCACGACCACCATTTCATAGATCCCGCGACGGCCCTGAAACCCGGTCCCGCCGCAGGCCGGGCAGCCGCGCGGTTCATAAAGCGTGCACGGGGCGTCCGGCGCGACGTCGATCATCCGGCGTACGGACGGATCGGGATCGTAGCCATGTTTGCATTCCGGGCAGAGCCGGCGGACCAGCCGCTGGGCGACCACAGCAGTGAGGGTCGAGGCGAGCAGATAGCTTTCAACGCCCATGTCCTTGAGGCGCGTGATCGCGGCGAGCGCGGAATTCGTGTGCACGGTCGAAAGCACCAGATGGCCTGTCAGCGAGGCCTGAACGGCGATCTCGGCGGTCTCCCGGTCGCGGATCTCGCCGACCATGACCACGTCGGGGTCCTGGCGCAGTATGGCGCGCAGGCCGGCGGCGAAGGTCATGCCGACCTTGGTGTTGACCTGCGTCTGTCCCACGCCTTCGACCGCGTATTCCACCGGATCCTCGACGGTGAGAATGTTGCGGGTCTGGTCGTTCAGAAGGTTGAGCCCGGCGTAAAGCGTGGTGGTCTTGCCCGCGCCCGTGGGGCCGGTGACCAGCACGATGCCGTTGGGCTGGGACAGCGCCTTCTTGAAGTCGGCCAGCTGCGGCGCGCTCATGCCCAGCATGTCCAGCGTGAAGCGCGCGCTCTCCTTGTCCAGAAGGCGCAGCACGACGCGTTCGCCGTACCGCGACGGCAGTGTGGAGACGCGCACGTCCACGCCCTTGCCGGCGAGCGACAGGGTCAGCCGGCCGTCCTGGGGCACGCGCTTTTCCGCGATGTCGAGCCGGGACATGACCTTGATGCGGCTGATCAGCGCCGGCGCCAGGCGCGGCGACAGGCTGACGGTCTCGCGCAGCACGCCGTCCACGCGGAAGCGGACCGAGACCTTTTCCTCGAACGGTTCGACATGCACGTCCGAAGCGCCCATGCGGACGGCTTCGGCGATGAGCCCGTTGATGAGCCGGATGATCGGGGCGTCGGACGCGCTGTCGAGCAGATCCTCGGTCTTGGGGATCTCGCTGATCAGCTCTGACAGGCTGACCTCGCCTTCGTCCGTGCTCTCCTCGCCCATCTGGGCGGCGAGCCCGTCGAAGGCGTAGATGTCCGACAGCGCCTTGTCGAAACCGCGCTGATCGACCGTCTGCACCGGAAACGCCGCGCCGGCGGCCCGGCGCGCCTCGACCAGCGCCAGCGGATCGGCGCCCGCGCGCATCAGAAACACCGGCGCCTCGCCGGGCTGAAGCGCGATCCCCGTCTGGCGGGCGAAGGCGTAGGCGAGCGGCTTCAAGCGCTTAGTCCTCCAAGGCCGGATCGGGCTCGGGCAGCGGACGGGCGAACGGATCGCCGCCCATCATCATGTCGACGATCTCGTCCAGGCTCGAGGTTCCCCCCGTCGCGCGGCGCTGCTCGGCGACGGTCTGGCCGTAGCTGGTCTGCGTCACCCGGCGCATGTCCGCGGCGTCGCGCACGATGGTGGGGCGGATGAAGACCATGAGATTGCGCCGGACCTCCGAGCGCGCCTCGTTCCTGAACAGCCGGCCGGCGACCGGAATCCGCGACAGTCCGGGTACGGAATCGTCGAGCAGCTGTTCGTCGCGCTCGATCAAACCACCCAGCACGATGATCTCCCCGTCGTCGGCGAGCACGGTGGTGGTGATCTCCCGGGTGTTGGTGATCAGCTCCTGAAAGTCCGCGCTGACCGGACCGGCGATCGAGCTGACTTCCTGACGGATGGCCAGCCGGATCACGTCGCCCTCGTTGATCTGCGGGCGGACCTCGAGTTCGACGCCGACGTCCTGACGCTCGATCTGGCGGAACGGGTTGGCGTTGTTCGAGCCCAGCACTTCGCCCGTTGTGATCGGGATCTGCTGGCCGACGATCAGGCCGGCCTCCTCGTTGTCGAGCACCATGACCTGGGGCTTGGAGAGCACGTTGCTTTCGGTGTCGGACTCCAGCGCGTTCAGGATCAGGCCGAACAGCGCGCCGTCGTCGCCGATCTGCCCGCCGACGCCGAACGCCCCGCCCCGCGCGCCCAGAAGCGAGCCGATGGCGAGATTGCGCAGCGAAAGATCGCCGCCTGTCGCCGGCGCGGCGCCGGTCAGGCTGTCGGTGACAAGCGCGCCGGTCAGCGCCAGAAGGTCGGGCGCCTGATCGGAGCCGTAGCGGGTGTAGGCGAAGGGCGTGGCGTCGGACCCGTCGCCGGCGAGCAGGAACTGCACGCCGAGCTCACGCGCGGCCTGGTCGGAGATCTCCACCACGATCGCCTCGACCTGGACCTGCGGGCGGCGCACGTCGAGCCGGCGGATCACCTGCTCGAGCTCGCGCAGCACGTCGGGGTCCGCGTTCATGATCATGGCGTTGGTCGGCTGGTGGAAGGCGATCGAGGTGCGCCGGGCCTCCGCGCCCGTCCCTGCAGTGAGGGACTCGGCGAACTGCTGCAGGATCGGCAGGATCTGCGCGCCCTCGGCATGGTTGAGATTGACCACGCGGAAGCTCTGCGTGGACCGGCTGACCGCGTCGATGCGGCGGGCCAGGGCGATCATCTCGGCGACCGCGCGCTCTTCGCCCCGCAGCAGCAGGGCGTTGGAGGCCGGAACGGCCGCGACCGACACCGAGAAGGCCCGGTCCTCGTCGCCCTGAGCGGTGCGCGTGCGCAGCCGCTCGACGATGCCCACCATGTCCTCGGCGGGAATGTTTTCCAGAACCACCATCTCGACGGTGGAGAG carries:
- the gspE gene encoding type II secretion system ATPase GspE; this encodes MKPLAYAFARQTGIALQPGEAPVFLMRAGADPLALVEARRAAGAAFPVQTVDQRGFDKALSDIYAFDGLAAQMGEESTDEGEVSLSELISEIPKTEDLLDSASDAPIIRLINGLIAEAVRMGASDVHVEPFEEKVSVRFRVDGVLRETVSLSPRLAPALISRIKVMSRLDIAEKRVPQDGRLTLSLAGKGVDVRVSTLPSRYGERVVLRLLDKESARFTLDMLGMSAPQLADFKKALSQPNGIVLVTGPTGAGKTTTLYAGLNLLNDQTRNILTVEDPVEYAVEGVGQTQVNTKVGMTFAAGLRAILRQDPDVVMVGEIRDRETAEIAVQASLTGHLVLSTVHTNSALAAITRLKDMGVESYLLASTLTAVVAQRLVRRLCPECKHGYDPDPSVRRMIDVAPDAPCTLYEPRGCPACGGTGFQGRRGIYEMVVVDDRIRSMIHDDARESDMSYHAFRERDTLWLSGVALVRAGETSLAEVMRVSREDGERDGGV
- the gspD gene encoding type II secretion system secretin GspD, with protein sequence MAFTRFAGFIALAALLLASPAPAAAQERSTLNFRDAEIQAVIDDVSLLTGYTFIVDPDVRGRVTITSQAALTPEEVFQVFLSTLRVNGYTAVRAGPGVFQILPEQEGARAGAQVTADRDNEVFLTSVIRMTNASARDAIRAIGPMLSASGAANAVEGSNLLVVVDYASNVQTVEQAVRAMDRDLSTVEMVVLENIPAEDMVGIVERLRTRTAQGDEDRAFSVSVAAVPASNALLLRGEERAVAEMIALARRIDAVSRSTQSFRVVNLNHAEGAQILPILQQFAESLTAGTGAEARRTSIAFHQPTNAMIMNADPDVLRELEQVIRRLDVRRPQVQVEAIVVEISDQAARELGVQFLLAGDGSDATPFAYTRYGSDQAPDLLALTGALVTDSLTGAAPATGGDLSLRNLAIGSLLGARGGAFGVGGQIGDDGALFGLILNALESDTESNVLSKPQVMVLDNEEAGLIVGQQIPITTGEVLGSNNANPFRQIERQDVGVELEVRPQINEGDVIRLAIRQEVSSIAGPVSADFQELITNTREITTTVLADDGEIIVLGGLIERDEQLLDDSVPGLSRIPVAGRLFRNEARSEVRRNLMVFIRPTIVRDAADMRRVTQTSYGQTVAEQRRATGGTSSLDEIVDMMMGGDPFARPLPEPDPALED